From Halostella salina, one genomic window encodes:
- the fer gene encoding ferredoxin Fer gives MDSPFAVLRVDPTADEEEIERAYRRRVLETHPDQNGSTREFRRVQAAYEAIKSERGLPGRTHAGSDPDPDPDAADADADSPDGREKTRVEYLNYEVLDDYGWSLDDDDLFEKASDEGLTSSADCGRFLHDTPGSLLQGAEDCGFTWPYSCRGGACANCAVAVTEGELEMPVDHILPEELMDQGIRLSCVGQPVTDELQVVYNVKHLPDLDDLLLPPRSFDGAAGSD, from the coding sequence ATGGATTCCCCGTTCGCGGTCCTCCGGGTCGACCCGACCGCAGACGAGGAGGAGATCGAGCGAGCGTACCGTCGCCGGGTGCTGGAGACTCATCCGGACCAGAACGGGTCCACTCGCGAGTTCCGCCGCGTGCAGGCGGCCTACGAGGCGATCAAGTCCGAGCGCGGACTCCCCGGACGCACCCACGCCGGGAGCGACCCCGACCCTGACCCCGACGCCGCCGACGCTGACGCCGACAGTCCGGACGGGCGCGAGAAGACCCGCGTCGAGTATCTGAACTACGAGGTGCTCGACGACTACGGTTGGTCGCTGGACGACGACGACCTGTTCGAGAAGGCGTCCGACGAGGGCCTCACGTCGTCGGCCGACTGCGGGCGCTTCCTCCACGACACGCCCGGGTCGCTCCTGCAGGGTGCCGAGGACTGCGGGTTCACCTGGCCGTACTCCTGTCGCGGCGGGGCCTGCGCCAACTGCGCCGTCGCGGTCACCGAGGGCGAACTGGAGATGCCGGTCGACCACATCCTCCCCGAGGAGCTGATGGACCAGGGGATCCGGCTCTCCTGTGTCGGCCAGCCCGTCACCGACGAGCTACAGGTCGTGTACAACGTGAAACACCTCCCCGACCTGGACGACCTCCTGCTCCCGCCGCGCTCGTTCGACGGCGCGGCCGGCAGCGACTGA
- a CDS encoding DUF7118 family protein, with amino-acid sequence MSDRAAELAEADEAVHEAEAAVVEVGTDAVETVADAHGELTDLLERYEDSATGTGDFKAYVEFQDAVAELVEGLPDDLPNRDAFESALEILDQRRLSEDDFAAAREALAPAAETARLLDERDRAVAEYREARKAAARRKRTVEERIEELERLVELGDADLDAPVERLREPVEAYDDAVREAFREFRSEESAREVLELAVAAERYPLVDLDAPPEDLLAYVRESPAGEEPVPTLLDYADYSRSKLDHYVDDAAELKRRVATRETYLERFDAEPFTVGWPPPEADDLWWRSRELISLVSRFAPEAVVAKLREVRALTREDDYERLRTAAVARDQLGPDERERLAEGDVAAELDELRAERDALDEALTEYPDR; translated from the coding sequence ATGAGTGACCGCGCGGCCGAACTGGCGGAGGCCGACGAGGCGGTCCACGAGGCCGAGGCGGCCGTCGTGGAGGTCGGCACCGACGCCGTCGAGACGGTCGCCGACGCCCACGGCGAGCTGACCGACCTGCTGGAGCGCTACGAGGACAGCGCCACCGGCACCGGCGATTTCAAGGCGTACGTCGAGTTCCAGGACGCCGTCGCCGAACTCGTCGAGGGGCTGCCCGACGACCTGCCGAACCGCGACGCCTTCGAGTCGGCGCTGGAGATCCTCGACCAGCGCCGCCTGAGCGAGGACGACTTCGCCGCCGCCCGCGAGGCGCTCGCCCCCGCGGCCGAGACGGCGCGCCTGCTCGACGAGCGCGACCGCGCCGTCGCCGAATACCGCGAGGCGCGCAAGGCCGCCGCCCGCCGGAAGCGGACCGTCGAGGAGCGGATCGAGGAACTCGAACGGCTGGTCGAACTCGGCGACGCCGACCTCGACGCCCCCGTCGAGCGCCTGCGGGAGCCGGTCGAGGCGTACGACGACGCCGTCCGCGAGGCGTTCCGCGAGTTCCGGAGCGAGGAGAGCGCCCGCGAGGTGCTCGAACTGGCCGTCGCCGCCGAGCGCTACCCCCTGGTCGACCTGGACGCGCCGCCCGAGGACCTGCTCGCCTACGTCCGCGAGTCGCCCGCCGGCGAGGAACCGGTGCCGACGCTGCTCGACTACGCTGACTACTCGCGGTCGAAGCTCGACCACTACGTCGACGACGCGGCCGAGCTGAAACGGCGGGTGGCGACCCGGGAGACGTACCTCGAACGGTTCGACGCCGAGCCCTTTACCGTCGGGTGGCCGCCGCCCGAGGCCGACGACCTCTGGTGGCGCTCGCGGGAGCTGATCTCGCTCGTCTCCCGCTTTGCGCCCGAGGCCGTGGTCGCGAAGCTCCGCGAGGTGCGGGCGCTGACCCGCGAGGACGACTACGAGCGCCTGCGGACCGCCGCGGTCGCCAGGGACCAACTCGGTCCCGACGAGCGCGAGCGCCTCGCGGAGGGCGACGTGGCGGCCGAACTCGACGAACTGCGGGCCGAGCGCGACGCGCTGGACGAGGCGCTGACCGAGTACCCGGACCGGTGA
- the glmM gene encoding phosphoglucosamine mutase has protein sequence MEVFGSSGTRGVVNETVTPEFLLRVATAAGTVWRADRVAVGRDTRKTGRMLADAAASGLASVGADVDRLGVVPTPGLQAYAESEGVPALMITASHNPPEFNGMKLFGADGVELSVGELERVEETLLAERTETVPWHATGDARRVEGARRRYTEALHAAVDGERIADADLTVAVDPGHGAGALTNPEFFRELGCRVVTVNAQPDGHFPGRDPEPIPENLGDLGRLVAATDADLGVAHDGDADRAIFYDERGEYIEGDATFAALAAAELEAGDTTVSAVNVSQRLVDVVEAAGASLELTPIGSTNIISRIRELRAEGASVPVAGEGNGGVFFPNYRLARDGAYIAARFLELIADRPASEVVAPYDDYYNVRRNIEYDGDAERRAMLSAAEARAADADAELNATDGYRLDYGDAWVLARPSGTEPLVRIYAEARDQRRAAKLADGMAERLEDAKTGV, from the coding sequence ATGGAAGTGTTCGGGTCGAGCGGAACGCGGGGGGTCGTCAACGAGACGGTGACACCCGAGTTCCTCCTGCGGGTGGCGACGGCGGCGGGAACGGTCTGGCGGGCCGACAGGGTCGCGGTGGGACGGGACACGCGGAAGACGGGCCGGATGCTCGCCGACGCCGCCGCGAGCGGTCTGGCGAGCGTCGGCGCGGACGTCGACCGGCTCGGCGTCGTCCCGACGCCGGGGCTGCAGGCCTACGCCGAGAGCGAGGGCGTGCCGGCGCTGATGATCACCGCGTCGCACAACCCGCCGGAGTTCAACGGGATGAAGCTGTTCGGGGCCGACGGCGTCGAGCTGTCGGTCGGCGAACTGGAGCGCGTCGAGGAGACGCTGCTGGCCGAGCGCACCGAGACGGTGCCGTGGCACGCGACCGGCGACGCCCGCCGGGTCGAGGGCGCGCGCCGGCGCTACACGGAGGCGCTCCACGCCGCCGTCGACGGCGAGCGGATCGCCGACGCCGACCTCACCGTGGCCGTCGACCCGGGCCACGGGGCCGGCGCGCTCACGAACCCCGAGTTCTTCCGGGAGCTGGGCTGTCGCGTCGTCACCGTCAACGCCCAGCCGGACGGCCACTTCCCGGGACGCGACCCCGAGCCGATCCCCGAGAACCTCGGGGACCTCGGCCGGCTGGTCGCCGCGACGGACGCCGACCTGGGCGTCGCCCACGACGGCGACGCCGACCGCGCCATCTTCTACGACGAACGCGGCGAGTACATCGAGGGCGACGCCACCTTCGCCGCGCTGGCCGCCGCCGAACTGGAGGCCGGCGACACGACCGTCTCCGCGGTCAACGTCTCCCAGCGCCTCGTCGACGTGGTCGAGGCCGCCGGCGCGTCGCTCGAACTCACCCCCATCGGCAGCACGAACATCATCTCCCGGATCCGCGAGCTTCGCGCCGAGGGCGCGTCGGTCCCGGTCGCCGGCGAGGGCAACGGCGGCGTCTTCTTCCCGAACTACCGGCTCGCCCGCGACGGCGCGTACATCGCCGCCCGGTTCCTCGAACTGATCGCCGACCGCCCCGCCAGCGAGGTCGTCGCGCCGTACGACGACTACTACAACGTCCGCCGGAACATCGAGTACGACGGCGACGCCGAGCGCCGGGCGATGCTGTCGGCCGCCGAGGCCCGCGCCGCCGACGCCGACGCCGAACTCAACGCCACCGACGGCTACCGGCTGGACTACGGCGACGCCTGGGTGCTCGCCCGACCCAGCGGCACCGAGCCGCTCGTCCGCATCTACGCGGAGGCCCGCGACCAGCGCCGCGCGGCGAAGCTCGCCGACGGGATGGCCGAGCGGCTGGAGGACGCGAAAACCGGGGTCTGA
- a CDS encoding sulfurtransferase, with translation MTDDIVVSREWLAAHRDEVRIVDVRDAWEYDGIGHIPGAVNVPFDRFRSESEETAGMLPGADAFADLMSEAGIAPADTVVAYDDTHGVFAARFLVTAQVYGHDDVRLLDGDYSAWNLEHATTTDAPAVEPTDYVADPPADSILVDHEAVREAMDADAVLVDTRDDWEYEEGHIPGAVNLDWKELVDDETRGLKPREELETVLDSYGITPDRRVVLYCNTARRISHTYVVLRHLGYEDVAFYEGSLTEWTDVGGPVESGS, from the coding sequence ATGACCGACGACATCGTCGTCTCGCGCGAGTGGCTCGCGGCCCACCGCGACGAGGTCCGGATCGTGGACGTCCGCGACGCCTGGGAGTACGACGGGATCGGCCACATCCCGGGAGCGGTCAACGTCCCGTTCGACCGGTTCCGGAGCGAGAGCGAGGAGACGGCGGGCATGCTCCCCGGCGCGGACGCGTTCGCCGACCTCATGAGCGAGGCCGGCATCGCCCCGGCCGACACCGTCGTCGCCTACGACGACACCCACGGCGTGTTCGCCGCGCGCTTTCTGGTCACCGCGCAGGTGTACGGCCACGACGACGTGCGACTGCTGGACGGCGACTACAGCGCGTGGAACCTGGAACACGCGACGACGACCGACGCGCCCGCGGTCGAGCCGACCGACTACGTCGCGGACCCGCCGGCGGACTCGATCCTCGTCGACCACGAGGCGGTCCGGGAAGCGATGGACGCCGACGCCGTCCTCGTCGACACCCGCGACGACTGGGAGTACGAGGAGGGCCACATCCCCGGCGCGGTCAATCTGGACTGGAAGGAGCTCGTCGACGACGAGACGCGCGGGCTGAAACCCCGCGAGGAACTGGAGACCGTTCTCGACTCGTACGGCATCACGCCGGACCGGCGCGTCGTGCTGTACTGCAACACCGCCCGGCGGATCAGCCACACGTACGTCGTCCTGCGTCATCTGGGCTACGAGGACGTGGCGTTCTACGAGGGGAGCCTCACGGAGTGGACCGACGTTGGCGGCCCCGTCGAATCCGGGTCGTAG
- a CDS encoding HVO_0234 family beta-propeller protein — translation MVSIDEKRVYGDRAGETTAYVASGQGVAAVSVSDDRVGEYGIDHACTALDIAAADGQLAAATPTDVLVKDGESYDQLGFGPAVAVGFDGDALVAVGPDWSVARTTEAGEWESVGAVDSPVRAVDGDLVAAEDGVYRVRDGGIDHVGLDDARDVSTPGTPLAGTGDGLYRLGAGWMSQVDGEFRLVAAARDASPGELGRAHAVTRDHLYAHADGEWTVVDVPADDPVAGVGYGPDATYAIATDGTFLADAGDGWRTQPLGLTEIGGVAVP, via the coding sequence ATGGTCAGCATCGACGAGAAGCGGGTGTACGGGGACCGGGCGGGCGAGACGACGGCGTACGTCGCCAGCGGGCAGGGCGTCGCCGCCGTCTCCGTCTCCGACGACCGCGTCGGGGAGTACGGCATCGACCACGCCTGCACCGCCCTCGACATCGCGGCCGCCGACGGGCAACTGGCCGCCGCGACGCCGACCGACGTGCTCGTGAAGGACGGCGAGTCGTACGACCAACTCGGCTTCGGCCCGGCCGTCGCGGTCGGCTTCGACGGCGACGCGCTCGTGGCGGTCGGCCCGGACTGGTCGGTCGCCCGCACGACGGAGGCCGGCGAGTGGGAGTCGGTCGGTGCGGTCGACAGCCCCGTCCGCGCCGTCGACGGCGACCTGGTCGCCGCCGAGGACGGCGTGTACCGTGTGCGTGACGGCGGGATCGACCACGTCGGACTGGACGACGCCCGCGACGTGTCGACCCCGGGTACGCCGCTCGCCGGCACGGGCGACGGACTCTACCGGCTCGGTGCCGGCTGGATGTCACAGGTCGACGGCGAGTTCCGGCTGGTCGCCGCGGCACGGGACGCGTCGCCCGGCGAACTCGGCCGCGCCCACGCGGTGACCCGGGACCACCTGTACGCACACGCCGACGGCGAGTGGACGGTCGTCGACGTGCCGGCGGACGACCCCGTCGCCGGCGTGGGCTACGGACCTGACGCGACCTACGCCATCGCGACGGACGGCACCTTCCTCGCGGACGCGGGCGACGGCTGGCGGACCCAGCCGCTCGGCCTGACGGAGATCGGCGGCGTCGCGGTGCCGTAG
- the hisI gene encoding phosphoribosyl-AMP cyclohydrolase, which translates to MTEATAVDLDFGDDGLIPAVAQDADSGEVLMLAYVSREAFERTRETGRAHYYSRSRDELWEKGATSGNVQTVEEVRVDCDGDSLLYVVDQEGGACHTGYESCFHRTADGEVVGERVFDPDEAYE; encoded by the coding sequence ATGACCGAGGCCACCGCGGTGGATCTCGACTTCGGCGACGACGGCCTGATCCCCGCCGTCGCGCAGGACGCCGACTCCGGCGAGGTGCTGATGCTCGCCTACGTCTCCCGGGAGGCGTTCGAACGCACCCGCGAGACGGGGCGGGCACACTACTACTCGCGGAGCCGGGACGAACTCTGGGAGAAGGGTGCGACCAGCGGCAACGTCCAGACGGTCGAGGAGGTGCGCGTCGACTGCGACGGCGACAGCCTGCTCTACGTCGTCGACCAGGAGGGCGGTGCCTGCCACACCGGCTACGAGTCGTGTTTCCACCGGACGGCCGACGGCGAGGTCGTCGGCGAACGGGTGTTCGACCCGGACGAAGCGTATGAGTGA
- a CDS encoding GAP family protein has product MSELRVLPLAVVMVAGPQLLSAVFLATSDRWRANSAAYVLGAAVSITAVVALGYAFGDGAAREGLSGGTLDIVILVVLLVAMANVYRNRAKAEPPAWMGKLTGASPRFSFRLGFLLLGVFPTDILTAVAVGSFLSARGAPLTDAVPFVLATLLLLALPSLVLLAFGERGAAFMPRARGWMEANSWVVNEAVLLFFVALLLT; this is encoded by the coding sequence ATGAGCGAGCTACGGGTGCTCCCGCTGGCCGTCGTGATGGTCGCCGGCCCGCAACTGCTCAGCGCCGTCTTCCTCGCGACGAGCGACCGCTGGCGGGCGAACTCGGCCGCGTACGTCCTCGGAGCCGCGGTGTCGATCACCGCCGTCGTGGCGCTCGGCTATGCGTTCGGCGACGGTGCCGCCCGCGAGGGCCTCTCCGGCGGGACGCTCGACATCGTGATCCTCGTGGTCCTTCTGGTCGCGATGGCCAACGTGTACCGGAACCGGGCGAAGGCCGAACCGCCCGCGTGGATGGGGAAGCTGACGGGCGCGAGCCCGCGGTTCTCGTTCAGGCTGGGGTTTCTCCTGCTCGGGGTTTTCCCGACGGACATCCTCACCGCCGTCGCCGTCGGCTCCTTCCTCTCGGCCCGCGGCGCGCCGTTGACCGACGCCGTCCCGTTCGTCCTCGCCACACTCCTGCTGCTCGCGCTGCCGTCGCTCGTCCTGCTCGCGTTCGGGGAGCGCGGCGCGGCGTTCATGCCGCGGGCCAGGGGCTGGATGGAGGCGAACTCGTGGGTCGTCAACGAGGCCGTCCTCCTGTTTTTCGTCGCGCTCCTGCTGACCTGA
- a CDS encoding universal stress protein translates to MPTNVLVPMDYSDLSKKALRRALSLHPDAAITVLHVIDWHTSDLGPGGWGDSPNTFEDWLAEAREHAADLFDEAEAIAAEYDTTVATDTAVGDDARQIVQYAEDHDVDLVVIGSHGRSIPARVLLGSVSETVVRRAPVPVMVVR, encoded by the coding sequence ATGCCGACGAACGTCCTCGTTCCGATGGACTACTCCGACCTGTCGAAGAAGGCGCTCCGGCGGGCGCTCTCGCTGCATCCCGACGCGGCGATCACCGTCCTCCACGTCATCGACTGGCACACGAGCGACCTCGGTCCCGGCGGCTGGGGCGACTCGCCGAACACGTTCGAGGACTGGCTCGCCGAGGCCCGGGAGCACGCGGCGGACCTGTTCGACGAGGCCGAAGCGATCGCGGCGGAGTACGACACCACGGTCGCGACGGACACCGCAGTCGGCGACGACGCCCGACAGATCGTCCAGTACGCCGAGGACCACGACGTGGACCTGGTCGTGATCGGGAGCCACGGCCGGTCGATCCCGGCCAGGGTCCTTCTGGGGAGCGTCTCGGAGACGGTCGTGCGCCGCGCGCCGGTGCCCGTGATGGTCGTCCGCTGA
- a CDS encoding MFS transporter, giving the protein MDRRGWELLGVTTAAFFVTMVARLSLSPLVPDIMLAFDVSKSVVGVALSGMWAAYALFQFPGGVLADRLGERRVVLLAMAATGGACVVLAAAPTFPLFAAFAVVLGASAGLYFTAGTSFLTSQFENTGRALGVHEIGASGAGLVAPVASAYVAARLDWWAGPLVPAAIALVVLVLFAWLVPETPASAPDVTLSDQVDARRLLDLLSRPSILFTTVVAMVGFFTWQSFASFFPTFLEEYAGLTTGEASLIFGVVFAITVVTAPGLGWASDATGRDAAIAASLASGVAGYALFLFVGGPVALVAGSVLVALGLSWPGVVNSRFMDHLAPDERGTGFGLVRTVVLLVSSLGSGVTGTLAEEAGWLAAYGLVATLLGLVVVLLVGNRALGIDA; this is encoded by the coding sequence ATGGACCGACGCGGCTGGGAACTGCTGGGCGTGACGACGGCGGCCTTCTTCGTGACGATGGTCGCCCGGCTGTCGCTCTCGCCGCTCGTCCCCGACATCATGCTCGCCTTCGACGTGTCGAAAAGCGTCGTCGGGGTGGCGCTGTCGGGGATGTGGGCCGCCTACGCGCTGTTCCAGTTCCCCGGCGGCGTCCTCGCGGACCGCCTCGGCGAGCGCCGTGTCGTCCTGCTGGCGATGGCGGCGACCGGCGGCGCGTGTGTCGTCCTCGCGGCAGCGCCGACGTTCCCGCTGTTCGCCGCCTTCGCGGTCGTCCTCGGCGCGTCGGCGGGGCTGTACTTCACCGCCGGTACGTCGTTTCTCACGTCCCAGTTCGAGAACACGGGCCGCGCGCTCGGCGTCCACGAGATCGGCGCGTCGGGGGCGGGGCTGGTCGCCCCCGTCGCCAGCGCGTACGTCGCCGCACGGCTGGACTGGTGGGCCGGCCCGCTCGTCCCCGCGGCGATCGCCCTCGTCGTCCTCGTCCTGTTCGCGTGGTTGGTGCCCGAGACGCCGGCCTCCGCGCCCGACGTGACCCTGTCCGACCAGGTCGATGCCCGGCGGCTGCTCGACCTGCTCTCCCGGCCGAGCATCCTCTTCACGACCGTCGTCGCCATGGTGGGCTTCTTCACCTGGCAGTCCTTCGCCTCCTTCTTCCCGACGTTTCTGGAGGAGTACGCCGGACTCACGACGGGCGAGGCGAGCCTCATCTTCGGCGTCGTGTTCGCGATCACCGTCGTCACCGCGCCCGGGCTCGGCTGGGCCTCGGACGCGACCGGCCGCGACGCCGCCATCGCCGCCTCGCTTGCCTCCGGCGTCGCCGGGTACGCGCTGTTCCTGTTCGTCGGTGGGCCGGTCGCGCTCGTCGCGGGAAGCGTCCTCGTCGCCCTCGGGCTCAGCTGGCCCGGCGTCGTCAACTCCCGGTTCATGGACCACCTCGCGCCCGACGAGCGCGGGACCGGGTTCGGACTCGTCCGGACGGTCGTGTTGCTCGTCAGTTCGCTCGGCAGCGGCGTGACGGGGACGCTGGCCGAGGAGGCGGGCTGGCTGGCGGCGTACGGCCTCGTCGCGACGCTGCTCGGGCTGGTCGTGGTTCTACTCGTCGGCAATCGTGCGCTCGGGATCGACGCGTAG
- a CDS encoding arylsulfotransferase family protein, with protein sequence MTARSTLLDALGAVRRQVTRHRLRVAFAAVVALCGGVIGFAAVTGSTTANAEAVPEAPPTENHTVVTESARYGTIIAYAPNGSVAYYNNSHTKYFDVDPVEGRSMTVEYTAVDTLVTESERCRDPPCTRNVIERVNISTGEVTEVVSRFDYREIAGEWHDHVRVNETHVLVADMADDRVFMLDTASGVVDWAWNAQSEFPVDEGGHYPGDWTHLNDVSLLDDGRVMVSLRNQDQVVFIEPDAGLNESWTLGSEGNHSRLYEQHNPDYIPEERGGPAVVVADSENGRVVEYQREGDGWTRTWEWSDARLQWPRDADRLPNGNTLITDTNGGRLVEVNPEGEVVWGVELSHPYDAERLGTGPESAGGESAAALGLESQTRESAGGQGYDFRGFGPVVRFLRDVTPPRVVNAVIYVSPTWLGPAEIGPAVVGTVAAVSWGGLEGWWFLRSRNVGLRSPVYREEE encoded by the coding sequence ATGACAGCGCGGAGTACCCTCCTCGACGCGCTCGGTGCCGTCCGCCGGCAGGTCACCCGTCACCGACTTCGCGTCGCCTTCGCCGCGGTCGTCGCGCTGTGTGGCGGCGTCATCGGCTTCGCCGCCGTCACGGGGTCGACGACGGCCAACGCCGAAGCGGTCCCCGAGGCCCCGCCGACGGAGAACCACACGGTCGTCACCGAGTCGGCCCGGTACGGCACGATCATCGCGTACGCCCCCAACGGGAGCGTCGCCTACTACAACAACAGCCACACGAAGTACTTCGACGTCGACCCCGTCGAGGGGCGGTCGATGACCGTCGAGTACACCGCCGTCGACACGCTGGTCACCGAGAGCGAGCGGTGTCGCGACCCGCCCTGTACCCGCAACGTCATCGAGCGGGTGAACATCTCCACCGGCGAGGTGACGGAGGTCGTCAGCCGCTTCGACTACCGGGAGATCGCGGGCGAGTGGCACGACCACGTCCGGGTCAACGAGACGCACGTTCTCGTCGCCGACATGGCCGACGACCGGGTGTTCATGCTCGACACCGCGAGCGGCGTCGTCGACTGGGCCTGGAACGCCCAGAGCGAGTTCCCCGTCGACGAGGGCGGCCACTACCCCGGCGACTGGACCCACCTGAACGACGTGAGCCTGCTCGACGACGGCCGGGTGATGGTGAGCCTGCGCAACCAGGACCAGGTCGTGTTCATCGAGCCCGATGCGGGCCTGAACGAGTCGTGGACGCTCGGGAGCGAGGGGAACCACTCCCGGCTGTACGAGCAGCACAACCCCGACTACATCCCCGAGGAGCGCGGCGGCCCGGCGGTCGTCGTCGCCGACTCGGAGAACGGGCGCGTCGTGGAGTACCAGCGCGAGGGCGACGGCTGGACCCGGACCTGGGAGTGGTCGGACGCCCGGCTGCAGTGGCCACGGGACGCCGACCGCCTGCCGAACGGGAACACCCTCATCACCGACACGAACGGCGGCCGCCTCGTCGAGGTGAACCCCGAGGGCGAGGTGGTCTGGGGGGTCGAACTCTCACATCCCTACGACGCCGAGCGCCTGGGGACGGGACCCGAGAGCGCGGGCGGTGAGAGCGCCGCGGCGCTCGGTCTCGAATCGCAGACGCGTGAGAGCGCCGGCGGACAGGGGTACGACTTCCGCGGGTTCGGTCCGGTGGTGCGCTTCCTCCGGGACGTGACCCCGCCGCGGGTCGTCAACGCCGTCATCTACGTCAGCCCGACGTGGCTCGGTCCGGCGGAGATCGGTCCCGCGGTGGTCGGGACGGTCGCCGCCGTCTCCTGGGGCGGGCTGGAGGGCTGGTGGTTCCTCCGGTCGCGGAACGTCGGTCTGCGGTCGCCGGTGTACCGGGAGGAGGAGTGA
- a CDS encoding HalOD1 output domain-containing protein gives MNCLQSPNETADGDDLVVRIAERVAEADGVDPMALPPLAEVLDADLLERLLDSADTSVSVGFEYHGHTVVVCGEGEIQLK, from the coding sequence ATGAACTGTTTACAATCCCCGAACGAAACAGCCGACGGCGACGACCTGGTCGTCAGGATCGCCGAACGGGTCGCGGAGGCGGACGGGGTGGACCCGATGGCGTTACCGCCGCTTGCGGAGGTACTCGACGCGGACCTGCTGGAACGACTGCTCGACTCCGCCGACACGTCAGTGTCGGTCGGGTTCGAGTATCACGGGCACACGGTCGTCGTCTGCGGGGAAGGGGAGATACAGCTGAAGTAA
- a CDS encoding PadR family transcriptional regulator: MFDLTGFQRDLLYAVAGQEAPHGLAIKEVLDDYYEAEIHHGRLYPNLDTLVEKGLVEKSEKDRRTNEYRLTSRGRREIADRREWEAQFVDEETLEAA; the protein is encoded by the coding sequence ATGTTTGACCTGACCGGGTTCCAGCGCGACCTGCTGTACGCCGTCGCCGGGCAAGAGGCACCACACGGGCTCGCGATCAAGGAGGTGCTGGACGACTACTACGAGGCGGAGATCCACCACGGGCGGCTCTACCCGAACCTCGACACGCTCGTCGAGAAGGGGCTCGTCGAGAAAAGCGAGAAGGACCGCCGGACGAACGAGTACCGCCTCACGAGCCGCGGCCGTCGCGAGATCGCCGACCGCCGGGAGTGGGAGGCGCAGTTCGTCGACGAGGAGACGCTGGAGGCCGCCTGA
- a CDS encoding prepilin peptidase, with product MPGPLVDADPTDLLRLLAVPAFAWAAYRDIATRRVSNVVWVPLTAFALALLAWDAWTAWTAGEFVWRRFLVPTAVSVGLVVPLAYLFWWSGGFGGADAKALLTLALLIPAYPTYDLPWATLPVQGTNVGVFSFTVLTNTVLFGMAAPLVLAARNAAAGRLSTTMFVGRPVPVEAVPQTHGRLLSAPDGGTRRGLDLDALRMYLRWRGVDLSTLRANPDALRNPATLPDDPNPPTDGAVAAAPDGGDGSVPELDDADGKRAADGDGEYDDPWGAAAFLADVDGAYGATERDLRDGLQVLSTAETVWVSPGVPFLVPTFVGLAVALTYGDVLFGLFELLGVV from the coding sequence GTGCCCGGGCCACTCGTCGACGCAGACCCGACGGACCTCCTGCGGCTACTCGCCGTCCCGGCCTTCGCGTGGGCGGCGTACCGCGACATCGCGACCAGACGCGTCTCGAACGTCGTCTGGGTCCCGCTGACGGCGTTCGCGCTCGCGCTGCTGGCGTGGGACGCGTGGACGGCCTGGACCGCCGGCGAGTTCGTCTGGCGGCGCTTCCTCGTGCCGACGGCGGTGAGCGTCGGGCTGGTCGTGCCGCTGGCCTACCTGTTCTGGTGGAGCGGCGGCTTCGGCGGCGCGGACGCGAAGGCGCTGCTGACGCTGGCCCTGCTCATCCCCGCGTACCCGACGTACGACCTCCCGTGGGCGACGCTGCCGGTGCAGGGGACGAACGTCGGCGTGTTCTCCTTTACGGTCCTCACGAACACGGTGCTGTTCGGGATGGCCGCGCCGCTGGTGCTGGCCGCGAGAAACGCCGCCGCGGGGCGGCTGTCGACGACCATGTTCGTCGGCCGGCCGGTGCCGGTCGAGGCGGTTCCGCAGACTCACGGCCGCCTGCTCTCCGCACCGGATGGCGGCACCCGCCGCGGCCTGGACCTCGACGCCCTCCGGATGTACCTGCGCTGGCGCGGGGTCGACCTGTCGACCCTCCGGGCAAATCCCGACGCGCTGCGGAACCCGGCGACGCTCCCGGACGACCCGAACCCGCCGACGGACGGCGCGGTGGCGGCGGCCCCGGACGGCGGCGACGGCTCCGTCCCGGAACTGGACGACGCTGACGGGAAGCGCGCCGCCGACGGCGACGGGGAGTACGACGACCCGTGGGGCGCGGCGGCGTTCCTGGCGGACGTCGACGGCGCGTACGGGGCGACGGAGCGGGACCTGCGCGACGGCCTGCAGGTGCTCTCGACCGCGGAGACGGTGTGGGTATCGCCCGGCGTCCCGTTTCTCGTCCCGACGTTCGTCGGGCTCGCGGTCGCGCTGACGTACGGCGACGTGCTGTTCGGGCTGTTCGAACTGCTCGGGGTCGTGTGA